GATGGACGACTGGTGGTAGTAGTTGGACGACTAGTAACAGGAAAATCCGGGTATTTTTTAgtagtgtaaaatattttagccTTTCTTCCTAATAAATAGATGTACAATGACCCGTCGGGCCAATATCGATATCCCTCAGGGAGGTATGGAAGTAAATTCCGTGCTAAAAGATCCGATAGCCCATTGCACTGGCTTACATTGAATTCCTCTCCTATTACCGGCTTGCTAATCACCATCCGGATTATTCTAATCTTCCTATCATCTTCGTCATGTACATCGTACAACTGTGGGCAGAAAAAAAAGACAGAGATAGagagaaagaaaataattaaccataactaatataaatataatatataaataaccaaAATCCACGTAACATCTCCATGCAACAATATACGGACTTTAAATCTAAAGTGTCATAAAGCCAAGGATTTTATTTGATCTGTTCACAATGTCGTTGATATGACATTCACATTTCAGTTTAGGATCGAAAAGTATTCCAAGGTCTTTAATAGATCCCATAGTATGATGTAGCGTTATACCATTTAGGTTGTAATCAAAAGTTGAGAGAACTCGTGCTCTTTCATTTGGTGAAAGTATATTCATACAACACGAGGGCCTCAATAATTTGACTAGGTATGCAAAACTATAGTTCAACTATGTTGAGGAAGGTGTGTCATACAtagttattgtttataatatttacgagttagacctattattattcttttataattattacaataacctATTCcttggaatacatttttttatataagtatctaTTATATCACTAACCACCCGCGTAAAAACGAAAaacctataataggtatgtcgTATGATGCATATAAGAGTGATCTTTAGACTTAAATCACCTGTGTCTCCCTCTCATCCCCAGGCACTGGATGAATAATCAAATTGGTTGTACGAGTTCgcctactacaataatatacatataaaataaaacgtaggTGAACATAGTATACTCACGGCACATCTGTGGGTACGTGTTTTAGTTTTACTTTGCATTGACTCTGCAGTATGTTCCAGTAGTGATATATATTGCCAGCCCATTTCCGATTCGTCTTTATTGGTCGGCCTGTCATGTTTTGACAAACACTCAAACATGAAGTGGTCCATATCTGATAGAGGCATAGAGCATAACAGAACAAAATATACATGAGTATGACAAATGTTTTTGATccagaatattatttgttgacttAAGAAATATTTAGTGTTATTTTGATCAGCACGTTTGCGTGAGTGTATACACCTGTGATTTTGCACAATAGTCaatagttatgaattataatacctGAATTTATACTACACTCTTGAATAtactttatgtaggtacctaatattaatatagtaggtacctatgtcaaTTTCATAATGTTACCATAcaaacatactatatattaagaaatagcgataattaataatacagttgattttattttgatttttatattgagCCGGGTAATTCAAAGTTTTAAAAAGCTGTATAGCTCCGGGGCTAAAGCCCCCCCTCCCACACCCCAAACGCGGTCATGTAAAAACACAAACGgtcatatattaaatataagaagCATAATTGTATTCCGTGTTTAATGCATAATAtgggtttttaatattaatagtaatacctacttctGAAAACTTCCACGACATACCCGATCATCTATACACCATGTAGTGACATTAAAAGGTAATGTCCGTTAGTAGAGTATTTCAGTATATGCAAGTAATAcatatacttatgtattataatgtacgatATATGTTCATAGGATTAGCGGTAGAGAGCTTTACTGTAACCACAGGTGCAGCGCACCTAACCATCCTTCCTACTGTGCAATAAAGATTCGTTATACGTACTCTGCGTGTTGTCGCAATGTCCGTGTCCAAATGATTGCTCAGGACGCTCCAACCACAAATGGAACAATGGAGCAGTGCTTAGTAGACTTTCATTTCCCATATAGGCACATCCGTACATCAACGACTTAGTTTGTATAGTTTCTACCTCAAATTTGGCCTTTTTTCCAAATGGAGGACATACACTAGGACTATCTAGAACTGAAACACACAGAAATACAAATGCCGTATTACATTGTAAGCATATTATACTGTCTGTAATATTAAACGACTAAGATCGAACTAAGAtcttttgaattcaaatatccactttaaatttacatataaattatatagataaataaaatataaaaaaatagttaaacattttaaacataatataagtacctgtTCGTTTAATGTCTTCTATTGAACTCGAGTCTGCCGCCACGGAGGAGATGATGGCAAACAAGATTAATATATTTGCTTTATTATATTCCATCGTGTTGTCGGTCTATTCAGAAAATAAGTTTAAGTGAACAGTAAGTAAAAATACGGATTTAAACGGACTGAATAAAATCAGAACCGGGGTTAACACACGAATGGCGATCTGAGCTCTGCGTCCTGTTATATATGAGCCACGACGGAAGGCATTATCGTATTATACGTCATGTATCGGGTGTCCGCAACAGTACACGCCTAAGAGGGAGGGGGAAGCACACAGGTCGCAGCGGGCCCAGCAAGTTATGTATTCTGAATATTactttatctataaataatattatcccaATAGTACGCAAATTCCAACCCATGTGGATGAGTGGTTTTTTTAAGAAATGTGTTTTTATCGACGAAAATCAAAACAGtagcaatattatacatagcttAATCATTGTTATTGGCTTGAAGATACTCAAACATGTTTtgtattcttaatttaattataagaaaaattaatcaGTAATAccaccattgattataaacacAAGTAGTATTTTTTCTACCTGATCAATGGGTGCAATTTACGTGATTTATTAAGTTCCCacacaaaacataataagtaaatGGGTACatacgtaagttcccacacgaaaaaaaaatacactcgTACGTGGTTgattgtaaactcggcccgaGGAAAAACACTGTTTAAAAGGTTTATACAATCGTATAAACAGCCCGTgtttttttaggtaaaaattatttaggtgtAAAATCGACACGggttttttcaggtaaaaatgaTTAACGTGTACACTCGgcccgaataaaaatatacatataatatttttgaggactATTTAGCATTACCCAGAGGACACCACGAGGAGGCAATTCTCATTAACcaccaaaaattattaaattattttaattttcatattattattcttagtatgaaattctttatataaaattaaaattgtgtaaaaatgtatgttgtaatATGtttcagtataaaaaaatataaataaaatatattttcagattaaattatgtcatgcttattatatattattggtcAAAATTATCGGTCCAAGATTACAGCCGACCttttttatatcttaaattTCCGGTCCGATTTtacaaaatacctattttactaCCTACAATTTCCGGGCCAAGTTTACAATCAacctattttattacctaaaatTTTCGGTCcgagtttacaaaaaaaaaaaccacgggCCCAGTTTACATTTGCCCTCGTACGACAGTTCCAacacgaataaaaaaatcaaaggtTATTATTTgtcaatcaataatttatttgaagcTATACgaacaaaaatatactaatatgtattttCCCACGTTGTAACGCGTTGCAATAAAATGAAATGCATTACTTTCAATCTAGACTTATCGTTATTCCCCATGGgctatgataatatgaaatagtaTGGACtgtcaattttattaatttatttcgtgTAGAAACTTGCTTTATCTTGTGTTACCTAACTTACATTCGTCCCAATTTACAAGCACTCATAaatataacttccaaaataatgattttcacTAGGTAGTTGTTTTTTGCATCATGAGACTTAACAACTTGTTAAAACAagcttgtataaaaaaaaaatgctgggtaattgatttttttttgtttgtattgtaacaaaataaaatatacttatttagtattttttttgtatggtttataaaagaaactctattttagtggttttattatattgtttttttaaattttttttttttaaaacgatgtTATAgcgattgtatataatatataatatatattctaacatattttaatgCTCGTGTTTTTTGAATTATGGTACATTATAAGTTGATAAGTTTAAGCACGATGTCGTACGCGCTATTTTACTTCAATACTCAGCCCTACGGCTGTATATACccctacatcataatatacttatacatttataaaattatatttgtaaaaattcttTAGCctgtgtacattttataaattattattatttaatattattttattattgatcattGTACATAATCAGGGGTGGATCTTCGATATTTTGATAAGGATGGAGAcacatataaattgtatgatttgaattttaattaataatacatacatacttttatttttatataatattgattataataaataataattaatagttggtagtattattcttattaactaaattttactaatactcgtagttacataaaaaaattgcccCCCACCCCTGGGTCCGCCACTGAGTGGCAGCGGCAGTAAGCTTTTTAACCTGCAAATAGGGCGATggcagacataatattatatatctgtcaCGATTGAATTGACGTCATGGCGATAGTGTTTTTGTCGAAATGTTGTATGGGTATTAATCTAATGGATTtcactacatttttaaaatatctatagtaTACAAAAACGTCTGAACATTAACCTTCCTATCATGATCAGTTCTAATggatatatcatatttaatacaacatacatgtattatatacgtTAATCACTTGTTTGATGTGTCTAGACATGATTGATGACACACCCAAAGAAACACGGTATAGTTAGTATAAAAACCTCaacatgagtcaaaatattttgaaaatgttatggcgtatagaaaatactaatataaaaattaagtgaaaattgcatgtattatCTTTACGGTAATATTTTAaggagttacaccaaaaagtaTTTGTCAAAAATCCATTTTGCGTAAAGATTTGCGtatttgtaactttttttttccggaacgaacattttttattgatatttaaaataaaaaaactaaaaactattttaaataacacaagaaaattgaaaatattttgaaagttatacCATATATAAGAAATTCTGAgataaacaatttgaaattatctGGTCATTCAGTAAGTAACTGCAGAAGCCTGTAATGTAGGTATCGGtatgtgtatatgtgtataaatattcaaattttatagccaTGATGCAAGGATGGAAAATTTACGATAAAGTTTTTATTTCGTAGTTCATAccgtaaccaaaaaatctaataaataaatagacccagtttttttatatacttttattatgttcaaattagGACGGAATTTGTCAACGGAACTTTTAAGTCctcttaaaataattgttttattttcttaacatTGCAGCCCCCTCAGCCGCTCACCTAGCTACGCCACTGGTATATCACACCAATGTTAATCGATTACCTACCAACATGGATACGAATGTTCTATTATTCAATAGAGGCgttgaataatatgttattttataaaataaatatagttttgcCCAggtaataaatttcaatatttataaaaatagcacTTCTACACAGAAATGTTTTttctattactttttttatttcatagtgTTGAATagtcttttaaaaatttattaattttggttattcaatgaatttttcaaaatataaataattgaataaaggTACTTTTAATGTgtctaatgtacctatatacttgaaTCCTATTAATTGTTCGTGGGcacttatgattatattattatataaaacagtctcataataattaataatgtagtaCCTATGCTTTAGGTAAAACATTAGTaatgttagtaaaatattaatttgattgattaaatCAGTATTTATTGGtgtgaaaatattaaagttcttgcatataaattataaagaaacCATCCAGTGGCTTGTTTAGTACGCACTTTCGAAAGTAGCCTCTCCTTTAAACACAGAGGCCTTAAGCTAGGACTATGAAAACTGCATATTATAAACAgtctttggggggggggggggatttacCCCCTTGGTACGCCACTCCACGCAGGGCCGTCCTAAGGCTGGTGTGAGAGGGGCCCAAACCCCAAGCCCGTGTCTTAGAAACCTCGTTTAGGTCCCACACGCTAGCGCACTTGAAAAATCATAAGTTttctttaaatacaataatttacatattatactacaaaatatgtttgaattttttatttgacaatattacattatgaattgaatgtaattaaattcaattaaagtacaattttatgaaatacgtaaataatcttttaaatagtGTACTAAACAAATAAAGACCTGGGACTAACTGAGAGCAACAACAAGACATCTCCaatgcatacaatttttttgttcatataataaattagtaggtatagtCACTATAGCCAGTGTAGTAAGAAAACTTGTAAAGGttgttataaaatcaaatttgtatgatcttaaaaccaaaaattaattttagagatgtctaattatttataatattacaggatatatagtatgtaaatatgtaatactcgtattaaattaaatttttgcaaCAACAAGTCAtcttcatttatattatatctagcTCTGTATTTAACATTCGGATTTTTCTAGTTGTTGGACCAAACGAAGcaagtttttttcttaattacctATGTGcaatcaaaaactaattttgaccAAAATACGGAGATTTCTTGTTGTTGCTCCGAagtctttaaattatatattattgctatcAAGTCGTAAAATGGTTAGGTGAGATATTGGTAAAGGCAATAAGTAAAAACTCTTTAcgtatgtttacatttttttgggaGAGGTTAtggaaatgtatttttttttgcctttgtGCGGAaaatatcacatatttttttaggcCCCGATAAAAGAGTTATGCTCCGAAAATTGTAGGCTTGGTGCgtagtaatataatacgtaGTAATATGTATTCGGACACACCACCCAAgtgataattaaatacataaaacttAATGCGCTGTGCTCGTGC
This genomic window from Metopolophium dirhodum isolate CAU chromosome 1, ASM1992520v1, whole genome shotgun sequence contains:
- the LOC132953623 gene encoding uncharacterized protein LOC132953623: MEYNKANILILFAIISSVAADSSSIEDIKRTVLDSPSVCPPFGKKAKFEVETIQTKSLMYGCAYMGNESLLSTAPLFHLWLERPEQSFGHGHCDNTQNMDHFMFECLSKHDRPTNKDESEMGWQYISLLEHTAESMQSKTKTRTHRCALYDVHDEDDRKIRIIRMVISKPVIGEEFNVSQCNGLSDLLARNLLPYLPEGYRYWPDGSLYIYLLGRKAKIFYTTKKYPDFPVTSRPTTTTSRPSISTTTTSRPSTTTTTTSHPSTTTTTTANTYPSIDYSDRVKYLFSMIYIP